Proteins encoded by one window of Centroberyx gerrardi isolate f3 chromosome 21, fCenGer3.hap1.cur.20231027, whole genome shotgun sequence:
- the LOC139914134 gene encoding acyl-CoA-binding protein-like, protein MSDSFLKAADDVKRLKERPNNEDLSALYGLYKQATAGDVNIDRPGLLDFAGRAKWDAWNTKKGLSKDEAMASYISFVEEMKVKHGI, encoded by the exons ATGTCG GATTCCTTTCTGAAAGCAGCAGATGATGtgaagagactgaaagagaggcCAAACAACGAAGACCTGTCTGCACTGTACGGTTTATATAAGCAAGCCACAGCTGGTGATGTTAACATAG ATCGTCCAGGATTGCTGGACTTTGCTGGCCGAGCAAAATGGGACGCCTGGAATACAAAGAAAG GTCTCTCCAAAGATGAAGCAATGGCCTCCTACATTAGTTTTGTGGAAGAGATGAAAGTAAAACATGGCATCTAA